The Saimiri boliviensis isolate mSaiBol1 chromosome 12, mSaiBol1.pri, whole genome shotgun sequence nucleotide sequence caaggctggagtacagtggaacaatctcggcgcactacaacctccgcctccaaggttcaagcagttctcctgtgtcagcctcctgaggagctgggattacaggcatgtgtcaccactctgggctaatttttgtatttttaatagagatggggtttcaccatgttggtcaggctggtctcgaactcctgacctcaagtaatctgcctctcggcctccccaaatgctgggattacaggcatgagaccctgtgcccagctctgtctcaaaaaaaaaaaaaaaaaaaaaaaaaaaagtctcactgcAGAATTATGTAGTAAAGGGAGAATGTATGTTTGTCTTTGCTTGCTGCTGACCTTGTGCTGCACTGGCACCTTAGTGTCTTAAAAGACAGAGGTGAGGGCCACCTTGAAGCATATTCAGAGGAGGTAAATCTATGCAAAAGTGCCAGCACAAGTACTGCAGACAATCACTATTCAACAGTGTTAGTAATCTTTTATTGTTCACCTTACCAGGTCTTTCTGAGTGCAAAGACCTCAGAATTGAGTCCCTCTACCTCAAGGCTTTGGTCTGTGATGAGGAACCAGAGGGACAGGCTGTGACAGGGCCTAACCATCTTCCGTGACATTAAGCACAAAGCCAAAAGATATGCTCCAAAGTCCCATAAGATCCCCTTTCACCCTTCCTTTGATGGCCTGTCCCAAGCATATTTCCCTTTCCTCATGAAGTAAAAGTTATCCTAGGACTACGTCCTTGAAGATTCCAAGATCAAAAAAAGGCCCTCAGACTGGAATTCTGGAATATAGCTAAAAAGGTCTTCCTACTCCCTCTCCAAAGCCATATCCACAACCTGAGTGCCATTGGAAGCTTGAAAGTGGGTACTTACTACAGACCTCACGCTGACCCCTCCCAGGCTTCATCTTTTCAGATCCCATTCTTTGATTCCCACCCCACTTCCCACCAACCCTACCATGTGGTAGAAGAGGCCGGCTCAGTCACCAGCACTCTCCCCTACTCTGAAAGTTTAATCTTTTTGCAGGGATCTCTTTTCTCCAAAAAGAGATCTCTAGAGTAGGTGGCTCTCCAAAGCCAGATGAGGACCTGCCCTGCTGGATTTACACAGACTGAAATCTCAAATGCACACATGATCAGAGAGGTAAAGTACACGAATTAAGAAGGTGGGGGTAATTCAGTGGAGAATGGCTGGCACTGTAGTAAACAGGAAAGCACACTTCTTATACAAAGGCCAAGGGCAACTCGCCTCTGCCCACTGTGGGCATCCCACCTCTTCCCGTTTTCAGAAGAAGCCAGAAATCCAATTTCTTTTTAGGTGAAACCTCCTGGTTTGAAAACGCtccttttgaaatgttttaaaacataatgctCTAAACACAAAAGTCTGCAGCCCCCTTTCCACCAGCTTGAGGTCCTGGCCTGTGCCATACTTTAGTGCCCTATCGATGAGCCCCAGCAATTCCCAGCGCTTCCTGCTTCTCCAAGTCTggcctcttttcctctctctaccTCTGCTTCTCCCCACTCTCTGCAGCTCGGGGTCACTTTTTTACCGATCTCCCCTCTCTTCTGGGGGAGAGGCTCTTTCCAAGCATCTACCTGCCCGCCTGCCCGGAGCCTCCCAGGAGCTGCAGAGGGCCAGCTGGAGAGACACTCTCTGACCTTTCTCCTTGGGGACCCTGAGCCATCTGAGGGAGGAGCAAGGCCTCGCTCAGCGGTTTCCCACTGTAACTGGGAAAACACAGCCTCGCCCTCAGAACCCAAGATGAGGGTGGGTGTAGGGGACACCTCCCAGAAACCCCTAACCTCCCAGTGGgttaaagaagaaagagacagggTCAAGTGATGCGACAGAGCTGTGTGGTTTCCGAGTGGGAAACCTCAGTCGTTTAGGGCACCCCTCCGCTTGAGTCACTTCAGAAGCAGTGGATTCTTGGGGAGAGGCGCTGCGGAGAGGAGCGACTCCGACGCAGATGGCCCTAACCCCGCGCCCCAGGTCGTTGAGCGCGCAGCTGCAGTAGTCACTGCGCCTCCCCGCCCCCGCTCCTGGATGCCCCCCTTCCCTCCCCGGGCCAGGCTCGGAGCAGGAGCTCCGCCCCCAACGCGCCGCCCCAGCCCCGGCGCCTTAAAAGCCAGCGCGCACCGCCCCGCCGCGCCCTGCCTGCCgcacctctcctttcttctgtatCTGCAGCCGAAGCCGCACGCCCGGCCCGGATCCCGGCACCATGAGCTTCGGCTCCGAGCACTACctgtgctcctcctcctcctaccgCAAGGTGTTCGGGGACGGCTCCCGCCTGTCCACGCGCCTCTCCGGGGCCGGCGGCGCGGGCGGCTTCCGCTCGCAGTCCCTGTCCCGCAGCAATGTGGCCTCCTCGACCGCCTGCTCCTCGGCCTCGTCGCTCGGCCTCGGCCTGGCCTATCGCCGGCCGCCGGCATCCGACGGGCTAGACCTGAGCCAGGCGGCGGCGCGCACCAACGAGTACAAGATCATCCGCACCAACGAGAAGGAGCAGCTGCAGGGACTCAACGACCGCTTCGCGGTGTTCATCGAGAAGGTGCATCAGCTGGAGACGCAGAACCGCGCGCTGGAGGCCGAGCTGGCCGCGCTGCGGCAGCGCCACGCCGAGCCGTCGCGCGTCGGCGAGCTCTTCCAGCGCGAGCTGCGCGACCTGCGCGCGCAGCTGGAGGAGGCGAGCTCGGCGCGCGCGCAGGCCCTGCTGGAGCGCGACGGGCTGGCCGAGGAGGTGCAGCGGCTGCGGGCGCGCTGCGAGGAGGAGAGCCGCGGTCGCGAAGGTGCCGAGCGCGCCCTGAAGGCGCAGCAGCGCGACGTGGACGGCGCCACGCTGGCCCGCCTGGACCTGGAGAAGAAGGTGGAGTCGCTGCTGGACGAGCTGGCCTTCGTGCGCCAGGTGCACGACGAGGAGGTAGCCGAGCTGCTGGCCACGCTGCAGGCGTCGTCGCAGGCCGCGGCCGAGGTGGACGTGGCTGTGGCTAAACCAGACCTGAGCTCGGCGCTGAGAGAGATCCGCGCCCAATATGAGTCCCTGGCTGCTAAGAACCTGCAGTCCGCGGAGGAATGGTACAAGTCCAAGTTCGCCAACCTGAACGAGCAGGCGGCGCGCAGCACCGAGGCCATACGAGCCAGCCGCGAGGAGATCCACGAGTACCGGCGCCAGCTGCAGGCGCGCACCATCGAGATCGAGGGCCTGCGCGGGGCCAACGAGTCCCTGGAGAGGCAGATCCTGGAACTGGAGGAGCGGCACAATGCCGAGGTGGCTGGTTACCAGGTAGGGGCTGGGGCCGGGCGTGGGAAGGGGTGCCCTCCCCTCTCCCGCGCATTCCCGCTTCCTCTGGTAAAACTGGGCCCTAGGACTTAAGGGGAGGgcaaaagagaggagagaagagcccCGGCTGGAGGCGCTAGTAAACAAAAAGCCCTGGAGTCTCTACTATTAACTTTAGGGAACGCCCCTCATTTAGGTTCCTGCCCCAGCCCTTTAAACAAAGAAGCCATTAAACTTCTTTGAGGTTCGAAAACCTAGCTATGCCTGTCTGTCAGCAAGCGGGCAGACACACACCGGGGATCCGGAGAACACTGCCCCACCCAAAGTAGGACTGACCTTAACGGGGCGGGTTACGTGGGCGGTGCTGTCTCGGCTATTTGGCTTGTTTGGTTGACTTTGAAAGGCTTTCTGTGCGTTCTGGCAGGTATTCATGGAGTTTGGTACGCTTCAGGGTTGAAGAAAGAATGCCGTCCTGAACTGGGAAGGGTCCTATCCCATTTTCTTGACTTTTGCGCTCCAAAAAGTAGATTGGGAGCCAACAAGCTGAGCAATACTTGAGCTGTTAGCAACTGCCCTGCTCtaccctaacacacacacacacacacacacacacacacacacacacttgatcTAGTAGCAACCGCCCTGCTCTACACACACTTATCACTAGTAGCAACCGCCCtgctctacacacacacacacacacacacacacttgagcTAGTAGCAACCGcccagctacacacacacacacacatgattcCCTTGTCCACCagctgacattttttaaagaaagcatacGCTAGTTGGCAAAACGTGAAAGGTCGGGGCGCTGTCCAGGGTGCTGATCTCGAGTTCTTTCCGTCTCGGAAATGATGTCTCTCCCATCTCGTGTCCCAGTTATGAATCTCTAGACAGTTAaactgctttgattttttttttcccctgcaacACCAACATATCAGTCTTGGCTACCTGCAATCAAAGGTCACCTCGTAGACAACATCAATTTTGGCTTTCATGGATGGCTTAGCACTAAACAAAAACCACTTAATTTGCTCAGCAGCTGTGAGGTCCCACTTGAAAATTCCTGTTTcgttaatatttttttcatcgTAAGTGCATGTGATAAGTCACAGAGATGGTTTTCCTTTGTTctagtatatgtattttttttccccatctttctcTGTCCTCCAAGCTCCTGTGAAGGTATTGATTGGCTATTTCTTACCAACAAAGGCCACAGCATCTTCAGTTTTACTATATAAGACATTCTGGGATTATGACCATAAAGGGCACAGAGGTAGGAGACGGGTAAATGGAAAGTgtagaaaagaattaaaatactaTGGTTCAGTTTCAAGGTGAACGCTCATTTGAATAGAATGACAATTCAGAAACCTGCAGTAATTCTAGCTAGGATTAAAGCTTATATTTGGTGAAATAAATAGGGCTTGGGAACATTGGTAAaagagaagcaagaaagaaatgaaatctcAAAAGTATCATTTCAATCAGAAGCTAAGGAATTCTTATTGATGTTCAGGTATTTGCTATTTTTTACAAATAACTTCCTTTGATGAAGGACGAAAGCCTGCTTGGACTGTTTAGGTTAGTTTGGTATTGCAGCATCATTCAAATAAGTACTTCCGTTTCTGCTTCAAAATCTGGAACTTCAACTTTTCACTATGCACCCTTGCCCCTGGATGGCCTGAATTAATCATATTTGGCTAATTGAGACTTcgtttttttcttccagaagccTCCAAGGATGAGCTAGGTGTGGTCTTCTGGAGTGCTAggccagtatttcttttttttcttttcttttctttcttttctttcttttttttttttgttgttgttgttgttgttgtttgtttgtttgagacagagtcgcactccatcacccaggctggagtacagtggtgtgatctaggctcactgcaacctctgcctcttgggttcaagtgattctcctgcctcagcctcctgagtagctgggattacaggcatgtgccaccacacccagctaattttgtatttttagtagagacgaggtttctccatcttggtcaggctagtctcgaactcctgacctccagtgatcctccctccttggcctcccaaagtgctgggattacaggtgtgagccaccatgcccagcctagccCAGTATTTCCACACAAAAAAAGGATAACTTACTTAGAGCTGTCAGCTGAATTGGGCTTTTCCATGTCCTCTGTTTGCTTGTTATAGCCCATACATTCTAAGAGGTAGTGACAGTTTGGCTTGGCTTGTTTGCAGTAAAAGGCTTTCATCGTTAGACAATAGTAGGGTCATCCAGAAATGGTctacaggaaacaaacaaaaaacagcaaagaaactgCAGCTCTGCGGTGCTGCCCCTAGCAGCTTGAGCCTTTAGAGCCACAGAGGACCTGCTGATGGGAGTGGAAGAGGTGGTCAGACAACAGAGAGCTGTTCCCTACTCCTTCGGGCctaaggctgaggtggggctcAGTCTTACCTGCGGATCCTAAAGGCCTGATGCCACAAGGGTGTCTCTGACGGTTCTGACAATCTTAGCAGTGCTGACCGAAAAAAACCTCCCTTTCTACAGTGAGATTTAGCCAttgttttcttgccttctcacCCTGTCCCCACCTTTCACTGCAATAATGGGAGGatgttctctttcttctgctagaGATTAGTGATAGGGCCATTTTCCTTTTCAAGCTTGGCACCCTCTATGAAACAGGAAGGTCCCATTAAAGTTCCATCTTCTCTGTCCCAGAGAGCTGATAGCCTATTTGAGAAGAGAAAGCTTCTTACACTTTTGAAAGGGCAAAAAAATGATTCAAGGTGATACAATAAGTACACAATAGTGTATGAGAAAGTCtgaatcaggcaagagaagagcTGCATAAAAAGCCGAAGGGGTTTCCATTTCTGACACTGGGCAATTCCAGTGCCTACATAGCCACTTCAGCACCATTGGAGTCCCAGTTCTATTAAAGATATCCAAAGACATTTCTTGGAGGGTCCTCGGGGTCTCAGGCCTCTACTGCGGTCAGTCTTGAAAAGTTGAAGCTTTCCTTGAAAGACCTTGCTGAATGATCAAGATCACTGCAGGTTAATGCTCTCCAGGGAGAAAAGCCAAGGCTGCTGTTTTCTCTCCATTATGAGATTGGAGTACAGCCTAATTAAATAGCAGGCAGGGGCTGGCCCCTTGGAGATTGGAGGTGGCAGTGGCTGCACGTAAATCCATAGCTTGATAGATCCATTTCTAAAATTAGGTACATTTGGTCTTTTGTAAGCTCTTCCACctggtttttgtttcattgttttgtttgccCCACCTTAATCTTACTGTATTACTGTCACCTGGGCCACCATAAAAGCatctttatagaaataaatttaaactagTGGATCCTAAACCCAGTGACACTCAGGTCAATTGGgggcttaaaaaaataatcaggCCCACTCCCAAAGATATGGATTCAGCAGTTCACAGGTAGGGCCcaggaatatgcatttttctttgtaaaaaaaaaattttttttttaagacggggtttcaccgtgttggtcaggctggtcttgaactcccgacctcaggttgatctgcctgccttggcctccaaagtgcttggattagaggcgtgagccaccacgcccggccaggaatATGCATTTTTCAATAAAAGTGCTGCATCCTGTTGGTCCTCAGACTGATTTTGGAGTACACTGATCTAAACCACTTCTTCCAGTAAAGTAGTTTACAGAGATAACGCATAATGCAGGGCTTTTGAGTGTGGtcgaggaaagaaaaagatggggACAAAGGAAAGATAGGAGTGAGAATAAAGCACGCATGGTGAACCACAAATAAAAatcctctgtccccacccaagttGATTATGCAGAGCAGTAATTCCAGATAGCCTCTTTAAATCAGACTATGGGGCACTCACTACTGCCCCCCTGACCGAGGGCCCCCAAAACGTGCTGAAATCCACAGCTCTATCGTTCTTCTTCAGCACTGCAGATGCTAGTGTGGCCAGTTCTTTTCTCTTACTCCACCCGGCATCCTTCCAGCCGTGGGCACGATGCTCAGCATTTGTCTTAGCTCCTCCAGGAGAGACCCCAGCTGGAGCTGGGCGTGCCGCTCTTGCGTTCCCTCAGGCTAAGCCGGCAGCAGCTGCGTGGTTGGGGGAGGGGACGGACTGCGGCGCTCTGCTCAGATCTCGAGTTGGAGGCCATCTTTGGCAGGGCTTTTGAAGGGCAATTCAAGACACAGCCTGATGTGGGGAGCAGAGCGCAAACAAAGAAACCGGACATTGAAGAGCAATCAATGGTCAGCACACGCACAGTTGCTTCTGAAAGGAGCAAAGTCGTGCTTTTGTGTACAGTGATCTGTAAAATAGATATGTGAAATCTGAAATCTGTAACATAGAAGTTCAAGGAACTCTTGTCTAGAACTCAGATCCACAACCACCTCTTTCTTATTCAAAAAAACAGCTATGAAACAAAAGTAATGTTTTAAGCAAGGATCTAATTAACCTGCTGATGAGACATATTATCTATCTAAGCCACATATTAGGAACCTGGCCTCTCTAATGCCCCCAGCCTATTCATAACataatttcaaaatgcttttttatttggtttcaaGCCTGCAGCAAGATACAGAATGGGGACCACTGGAGTCAGGCATTAAGAATGAGTAGCAGCAGATCCGTTCATCTTTCAGAACAAAGAAAACCAATAAGCAGCAACGCTGATTCCAGCATCGCTCAAGTCACTTTAGAAAGGCTTTTTATTcaaaattgttattaaaaaatctggcGCTTTAAGGTATATGCCTCCAACTATCCAATATTAAAGTGTTATGATACATTCGTTTTCTTAGTTATCTAAGGGGTTGGTAATAGTGAAGGCTTGTGATAAATTTGTCCATATCATCAAAAGGATAGAGGGCTACATGGTTCGATATTAACAGtaaaaatcactaacatttatTGCATTCTTTCTATTTGCCATGCTGTTTTAATGCTACTATCTAATTTAACAGATAATGGACTCATCATATACTAATGTATACGTGAGATATATTAAATTGGAGTCCTAATTTGAGGATCTCAGAACACCttagaaaaagaatgaacatGATAACTTTCTGTGTGCAGAAATAGAAGATAGGAAGAAACTAAAATGTAGAAAACTGGCTGAAGTCCAATGGATGTTAGTGGCAGGGCAAAAACTGCAACCCAGAGTCCTTAATGAAATCCTCCTCTTATCTTCATATAgcattcctcctccttctttgcataatcatattttcttctttctcctttttccctcGCCCTAGACTCTTTTCTCTCTTACCACAGTAATATTGATTATCTTGCCCCTAATATGTCAGTAGCAGAGTTGATTATAACCTCAAATAGGAACTGTCAGTTAAAATTTCTCAGTAAAAATCTCTTTAAGCCCTCATGATCTCTTAACACACTTTGAAATATATGCATCACTGTCCAGTATAATACGTATTTTTCCTACTGACTGTCATTCCTTGTTCTGCACCCATCAGTCAATTGAGACTCTTCTTTGCAGTATTCTTGTCAATATTTATAGAACAGGTAGGTGGCATGAATTTTAATTCTGCAAATTCTCTTGATTTGGAAGTTTGCACCCCCTGATGTCTCAGCCCTGCCTTTCACCATTGCTTCATCATTCTCACACAGGGGAGTTGCACGGGCCTGTCAGTACTTACTTTCTTGAGGTTTCTGATATGTTTATCTgcatcactgtttcttttttttttttttgagacggagtttcattcttgttacccaggctggagtgcaatggcgcaatctcggctcaccgcaacccccacctcccgggttcaggcaattctcctgcctcagcctccctagtagctgggactacaggtgcacgccaccacgcccagctaatttttgtatttttagcagagacggggtttcaccatgttggccaggatggtctcgatctcttgacctcgtgatccacccgccttggcctcccaaagtggtgggtttacaggcgtgagccaccgcacctggcctgcatcactgtttcttaaaaataacccccaattgggccaggcgcggtggctcacgcctgtaatcccagcactttgggaggccgaggcgggtggatcacgaggtcaagagatcgagaccatcctggccaacatggtgaaagcccgtctctgctaaaaatacaaaaattagctgggcgtggtggcgtgcgcctgtagtcccagctactcgggaggctgaggcaggagaattgcttgaacccgggaggcggaggttgcagtgagccgagattgtgccactgcaccactccagcctagcgcctggtgacagagtgagactctgtctaaaaaataaaataaaataaataaccccCAATTACTCATTgtgtcct carries:
- the INA gene encoding alpha-internexin translates to MSFGSEHYLCSSSSYRKVFGDGSRLSTRLSGAGGAGGFRSQSLSRSNVASSTACSSASSLGLGLAYRRPPASDGLDLSQAAARTNEYKIIRTNEKEQLQGLNDRFAVFIEKVHQLETQNRALEAELAALRQRHAEPSRVGELFQRELRDLRAQLEEASSARAQALLERDGLAEEVQRLRARCEEESRGREGAERALKAQQRDVDGATLARLDLEKKVESLLDELAFVRQVHDEEVAELLATLQASSQAAAEVDVAVAKPDLSSALREIRAQYESLAAKNLQSAEEWYKSKFANLNEQAARSTEAIRASREEIHEYRRQLQARTIEIEGLRGANESLERQILELEERHNAEVAGYQDSIGQLENDLRNTKSEMARHLREYQDLLNVKMALDIEIAAYRKLLEGEETRFSTSGLSISGLNPLPNPSYLLPSRILSSTTSKVSSTGLSLKKEEEEEEASKVASKKTSQIGESFEEILEETVISTKKTEKSNIEETTISSQKI